One Helianthus annuus cultivar XRQ/B chromosome 12, HanXRQr2.0-SUNRISE, whole genome shotgun sequence genomic region harbors:
- the LOC110897028 gene encoding nuclear transport factor 2-like isoform X1, whose protein sequence is MNATHALLEEEFKKFGPIKPNGIQIRNNRGFYFGFVEFEVPDAVQKAIEASPITINGKNAVVEEKRSTISKAVKNRVYCCLLLASVSISTSSSSTLYKPSTTLN, encoded by the exons ATGAATGCTACACATGCATTGTTAGAAGAGGAATTCAAGAAGTTTGGACCTATCAAGCCCAATGGTATTCAAATTCGAAACAACAGG GGATTCTATTTTGGTTTCGTTGAATTTGAGGTGCCAGATGCGGTTCAAAAGGCGATTGAG GCTTCACCGATCACGATCAATGGAAAAAATGCTGTTGTTGAAGAGAAGCGATCTACAATCTCTAAAG CTGTAAAGAACAGAGTTTACTGTTGTCTCTTGCTTGCTTCAGTCTCTATAAGTACTTCATCAAGCTCAACACTCTACAAACCctcaactacactcaactga
- the LOC110897028 gene encoding nuclear transport factor 2-like isoform X2: MNATHALLEEEFKKFGPIKPNGIQIRNNRGFYFGFVEFEVPDAVQKAIEASPITINGKNAVVEEKRSTISKVSISTSSSSTLYKPSTTLN; encoded by the exons ATGAATGCTACACATGCATTGTTAGAAGAGGAATTCAAGAAGTTTGGACCTATCAAGCCCAATGGTATTCAAATTCGAAACAACAGG GGATTCTATTTTGGTTTCGTTGAATTTGAGGTGCCAGATGCGGTTCAAAAGGCGATTGAG GCTTCACCGATCACGATCAATGGAAAAAATGCTGTTGTTGAAGAGAAGCGATCTACAATCTCTAAAG TCTCTATAAGTACTTCATCAAGCTCAACACTCTACAAACCctcaactacactcaactga
- the LOC110893352 gene encoding putative F-box only protein 15, with amino-acid sequence MADLPVHTIVFEILTRVPAKDVGRSKSVCKQWYALLSTQDFVRIHCSRSLVSSNQRVLLIDDLTCSVHPIIFQSNDYGPSSIVTFPFHHHNNDVSILSHLNGLLCVCLNHTYELLLWNPTTTAFKHLSTPDSHGFYINNLDAIGLYVDADDDYKVLHIKRRSGVLGVYVYSREVDSWRNIPFITRQEYLSPHFNWSAGTFCGGTLYFTVCECWIGGTNVVICFDVNSEQFKEISFPPVPSTGMVQGVLVNVKNELHMFASTGMFEMTIDLWTLQGDYWIKVLSCPPIPPISLSLWCDITHYVTNGNWFVMTKLGKLFTIEMDMKPFECFYPVTWFRGFKGAVFVETIVSPSI; translated from the coding sequence ATGGCTGACCTTCCtgttcatacaattgtgtttgaGATATTAACGAGGGTGCCAGCGAAGGATGTAGGTCGTTCTAAGAGTGTATGTAAGCAATGGTACGCGTTACTGTCAACACAAGATTTCGTAAGGATACATTGTTCTCGCTCATTAGTTTCATCTAACCAGAGAGTTCTACTAATTGACGACCTAACATGCTCTGTTCATCCGATCATCTTTCAATCCAATGACTATGGGCCAAGCTCCATAGTTACATTTCCATTCCATCACCATAATAATGATGTCTCAATACTTTCACATTTGAACGGATTGTTGTGTGTTTGCTTGAATCATACATACGAGCTGcttctttggaatccaacaacTACTGCTTTCAAGCATTTGTCAACCCCTGATTCTCATGGATTCTATATAAATAACCTTGATGCCATTGGTTTGTACGTTGACGCTGACGATGATTACAAGGTCTTGCATATAAAGCGTAGGAGTGGTGTACTTGGTGTCTATGTTTATTCTAGGGAAGTAGACTCTTGGAGAAATATTCCTTTCATAACAAGACAAGAGTACCTAAGCCCTCATTTCAATTGGTCAGCTGGCACATTTTGTGGTGGTACTCTATATTTCACTGTTTGCGAATGTTGGATTGGAGGTACGAATGTGGTGATTTGTTTTGATGTTAATTCGGAGCAGTTCAAGGAGATAAGCTTTCCACCCGTTCCTTCTACAGGAATGGTTCAAGGTGTTTTAGTGAATGTAAAAAATGAGCTTCACATGTTTGCTAGCACTGGCATGTTTGAGATGACAATTGACCTATGGACGCTACAAGGGGATTACTGGATTAAGGTCTTATCATGTCCTCCGATCCCCCCGATATCATTATCATTGTGGTGCGATATAACACATTATGTGACAAATGGTAATTGGTTTGTGATGACTAAATTAGGGAAGTTGTTTACAATTGAAATGGATATGAAGCCCTTCGAATGTTTTTATCCCGTTACTTGGTTTCGAGGTTTTAAGGGTGCGGTGTTTGTGGAGACCATTGTTTCACCAAGTATTTAG
- the LOC110893351 gene encoding ATP-dependent DNA helicase PIF1-like: MKQQGYICIKIFQNTLRGMEAHAVGVVVLCVTFRKAALELGLIEDDEYLSQCLEEASTFQFPNALRRLFATIMIFCQPGDIRKLWNDHFDSLSEDHRLHCQSIERVQNMVLTEISVLVQSMGKNFNEFDLPKITDDVNLQDAGYRELQEEYGIVLEPEHLSAKDSLNSDQKNVFDEIMMHVDNDLPGVFFIDGPVGTRKTFLYIALLTEIRSRGLIALATASSGAAANNMPGGRTAHSRFKIPLNLENNSMCNIKKQSGAAKLIRSAKIIIWDEASMAKRQAIEAVDRTFQDIIGVSLPFGGKIMVMGGDFRQVLSVIKRGTRAQIVDSSVRMSPLWSLTKKMRLTINMRALKDPWFSKFLLRVGDGTEEPIEGNYIRIPDDMTIQCNNRENAIKELIHAIFPSIEDNVYSSDYIISRAILSTKNDSVDEINNQMIEIFQGEEKVYYSFDEAEDDQRNFYPVEFLNSLNASGLPPQKLRLKIGCPIILLRNIDPSHGLCNGTRLICKGFMRNVIDAEIAVGQHAGKRVFLPRIPLTLSEDDMFPFKLKRKQFPIRLSFSMTINKAQGQTIPNVGIYLSDSVFSHGQLYVALSRGISRQSTKVLVHLAKEFKQSGVYTSNVVYQEVLRD; encoded by the exons ATGAAACAGCAAGGGTACATttgtataaagattttccaaaacACTTTACGTGGAATGGAAGCACACGCCGTTGGAGTCgtcgttttg TGTGTGACATTTCGGAAAGCAGCTCTTGAGTTAGGCTTAATAGAAGACGATGAATATCTATCACAATGTCTCGAAGAAGCCTCTACGTTTCAGTTTCCCAATGCTCTTAGAAGGTTATTTGCGACCATAATGATTTTTTGCCAACCTGGAGATATTCGAAAGTTATGGAATGACCACTTTGATTCACTGTCTGAAGATCATCGGTTACACTGTCAAAGTATAGAACGAGTTCAAAATATGGTTCTTACCGAAATTAGTGTCTTGGTACAATCCATGGGTAAAAATTTCAATGAGTTCGACCTTCCTAAGATAACAGACGATGTTAACTTACAAGATGCAGGTTATCGTGAGTTACAAGAAGAGTATGGGATTGTTTTGGAACCTGAACACTTGAGTGCCAAAGATTCACTTAATTCGGACCAAAAAAACGTGTTTGATGAGATCATGATGCATGTTGATAATGATCTTCCAGGCGTGTTCTTTATTGATGGTCCAGTTGGAACTCGAAAAACATTTTTGTACATTGCCTTGCTAACTGAAATTCGGTCACGTGGTCTTATTGCCCTCGCAACAGCTTCATCAGGTGCAGCGGCTAATAATATGCCAGGAGGTAGAACGGCTCACTCGAGATTCAAGATTCCTCTTAATCTTGAAAATAATTCAATGTGCAATATCAAAAAACAGAGTGGGGCCGCTAAACTGATTCGGTCTGCCAAAATAATCATATGGGATGAAGCGTCGATGGCTAAACGACAGGCGATAGAGGCAGTCGATCGTACATTCCAAGACATTATAGGTGTTAGTCTCCCATTTGGTGGAAAGATAATGGTTATGGGAGGTGACTTCAGACAAGTGTTGTCGGTTATTAAACGTGGCACTCGAGCACAGATTGTAGACTCCAGCGTACGAATGTCACCTCTTTGGTCTTTGACTAAGAAGATGCGGTTGACCATAAATATGAGAGCGCTAAAAGATCCATGGTTTTCTAAATTTCTTTTAAGAGTCGGCGATGGAACTGAAGAACCAATCGAAGGAAACTATATCCGCATACCCGATGACATGACAATTCAGTGCAACAACAGAGAAAATGCTATAAAAGAATTGATCCATGCCATCTTTCCATCAATTGAAGATAATGTATATTCTTCAGATTATATAATCTCTAGAGCAATATTGTCCACTAAAAATGATAGTGTTGACGAGATTAATAATCAAATGATTGaaatttttcaaggggaggaaaAAGTTTATTACAGTTTTGATGAAGCTGAAGACGATCAGCGCAACTTCTATCCGGTCGAGTTCTTAAACTCGCTAAATGCTAGTGGTTTGCCGCCTCAAAAGCTTCGTTTAAAAATTGGATGCCCAATAATATTGTTACGTAATATCGATCCATCACATGGCCTGTGTAATGGCACGCGATTGATATGTAAGGGTTTCATGCGAAATGTTATTGATGCGGAAATTGCAGTCGGTCAACATGCCGGCAAAAGAGTTTTTTTGCCAAGAATCCCTCTAACCCTTTCTGAAGATGACATGTTCCCATTCAAGctgaaaagaaaacaatttccaATTCGACTTAGCTTTTCCATGACGATTAATAAAGCTCAAGGTCAAACAATTCCGAACGTTGGTATTTATCTTTCGGATTCTGTATTTTCACATGGACAACTTTATGTCGCGTTATCAAGAGGGATTTCAAGACAAAGTACGAAGGTGTTGGTACATCTCGCCAAAGAATTCAAACAAAGCGGAGTTTACACATCAAATGTTGTCTACCAGGAAGTGTTGCGTGATTAA